The Deinococcus radiotolerans DNA segment CGGGCAACCGTTCGTGTTCACCCAGGACAGCGCGTTCAAGAATGCCACCACGCTGGGCGAGTACCTTGACGCGGCGTTCGTCACGCCCGGGGAGTACGACATCACCGCCCGCCCGGCCGGAGCCAGTCCCGGGGCGCTGGCGCTCCCGCCGGTGTACACGGACCGCGTCACCATCGGCGGCGTGGGCCTGAGCCTCCCGAAAGCCGAGGCGGTCACCCTGGCATTCAACGGACCAACCGACACGTTCCGGCTGAGCTGGGCGCCCGTCCCGGACGCCCGCGCCTACAAGGTCCGCGTGCAGTCCGGCGTCCCCCCTGTGGCCACGTTCAACACCTACGTCGTGCCAGCCAGCGACGCGCCCACGCTGGACCTGGGGTACGTGTACGCCCCGCAGATCCGGATCACCGCGCTGAACGTCCCGCTGAGCACCCAGGTGGACGAGGCGCTGCCCAGCACCAACTTCCTGTACAGCGACACGCTGTGCTCAGCCGATCCCGACCTCACCGTGACGTGCGATTAACCGACCAGTCACCAAGGAGTGCACCTATGAAGCACGCTGCCCGCGCCGCCGCCCTCCTGGCCCTTCTGGGCACCGCGCCCGCTGCATATGCGACCAGCGCCGCGCAGGCGTACGTCGTTGCCTTTCGCGCCGACACGTTGCCCGCGGCTGCCCTCACGGCCAAGAGTCCCGGTGAGTTCAGCGCGGCGCTGAACCTGCCAGCGGAAGTGCAGATGACGCGGCCACTCACCGAAGGGACCTTCGCCACGGTCCTCTCCCCCGCCGCGCTGGCGCACCTCAGCGCCGATCCACGCGTGGCCAGCATCGAACCGGACCAGACCGTTCAGATCAATCCCATCCTGAACGTGGCGGCCAAACGCCCCGCGTCAGGCGTGACCTGGGGCCTGGACCGCGTGAATCAGGTGCAGTTGCCCCTGGACCACACCTTCGGCGCGCAGCGCAGCGGCGCAGGTGTGCGCGTGTACGTGCTCGACACCGGCATCCGCGCCGCGCACGCTGAACTGCGCGGCCGGGTCGACGCCGGCTGGAGTGCCGTGCAGGATGGACGCGGCACCGACGACTGCAACGGGCACGGCACGCACGTCGCGGGCACCATCGGTGGCCAGAACGTAGGCCTGGCCCGTGGGGTCACCCTCGTGCCTGTGCGCGTGCTCGACTGCAATGGCCAG contains these protein-coding regions:
- a CDS encoding S8 family peptidase, with product MKHAARAAALLALLGTAPAAYATSAAQAYVVAFRADTLPAAALTAKSPGEFSAALNLPAEVQMTRPLTEGTFATVLSPAALAHLSADPRVASIEPDQTVQINPILNVAAKRPASGVTWGLDRVNQVQLPLDHTFGAQRSGAGVRVYVLDTGIRAAHAELRGRVDAGWSAVQDGRGTDDCNGHGTHVAGTIGGQNVGLARGVTLVPVRVLDCNGQGHLSDILAGLEWVRTHRQGPSVVNLSLGADVSPALDEAVTRLWQAGVTVIVAAGNNAADACTQSPAHAPKVIAVGASTPDDRRAPFSNFGPCVKIYAPGDHIESASARGDQATSVMSGTSMAAPHVAAYSALLLHINPFLTPDQVERELLARATLGALTDTRSGPNRLLYVPDCRICTQVK